The DNA region CTTTGAGACCATCCCAGATGGTCTTGAAGATGGTGATGGTGAGGTCAGTCAAGACTTATACTCTCTCTGTGATTCAATCAGAAACAAGTGTCACCTCCCCTTTCAAGACCTTCTTGCTAAACTTCACCGCTCTGCCTCTGCTGGTCTTGTCCCCCCAGTTACCTGCTTAGTTTCTGATTTACTCATGACCTTCACTATCCAAGCTGCTCAACAACTTCAACTCCCTATTCTTCTCCTTTGTCCAGCCAGTGCATCTACTTTCATGTCTTTCTTGCACTTCCAGACACTGCTTGATAAGGGTGTCATACCACTCAAAGGTATAACCTCAAGTTTATTCTTTTAGTGCTCCATTTCATTGTGAAAGTATAAGTGTTGGACAAGTTAGTCCTTAGAAGAAATTAATACCCTCACAGTCCTTGATTGCGTCAAGTGTCGGTCATGTTAATCTTACGGTCACATAAAACGTCGGTCAAGAACCTGGCCACACAATCAGGGACGTTGAGGTATTAATTTCTTTACACTAGGAACTAACTTGTCTCCTTACACTTTCAGGGACGAAATTGAGCATTCCCTTTTATTCTTATATATACATAAACGATTGAACCCTCAAATTCGTCGCCGAAAGATATAGCACCGAGCATGTTCGTCCCTAAAAGAAGGGAATACCTtcaaaactctttgaatgtgtggATCGCCAATCAAGTTGGACCCTATGTCACTTCAAAAGTTCCTGAAAGTTAGCTGATCAAAAGTGACAGATGACCAACTTGACTGAAGATTGACTCATTTAGGACTTCCCAAGGTATTTCCTTATCTTAAGAATGAACATATCAGGAGGTGTTGTATCTTTCAAAGAGATGAATTTGAGGGTTTACTCTAGTATATCGAGCTTCAAGCTATTGACTTTGTAATAATTATGAAATGCAGATGAGAGTTATCTGACAAATGGATATTTGGACACTAAAGTAGATTGGATTCCCGGAATGCAAAACTTTAGACTCAAAGACCTTCCTGACTTCATAAGGACAACAGATCCGAATGATATAATGCTAGAATTCATGGTTGAAGTTGCAGATAGAGCTAAGAGAGCATCTGCTATTGTTTTTAATACTTTTAATGAGCTTGAGAGAGATGTACTCAGTGCTCTCTCCACTATGCTTCCTTCTCTGTACCCCATTGGCCCTTTCCCTTCATTTTTAAACCAAGCTCCACAGAACCAATTGGCATCCTTGGGTTCCAATCTTTGGAAAGAAGACACCAAGTGTCTCCAATGGCTTGAATCAAAGGAACCCGGGTCAGTTGTTTATGTGAATTTTGGCAGCATTACTGTCATGTCGCCAGAGCAACTCTTGGAGTTTGCTTGGGGTTTGGCAAACGGCAAGAAGCCCTTTTTGTGGATCATTAGGCCTGACCTTGTCGCCGATGGCTCCGCGATTTTGTCGCCGAAGTTTGTCGATGAAACTTCAAATAGAGGCCTAATAGCAAGCTGGTGTCCACAGGAGAAAGTGTTGAACCACCCTTCAGTTGGTGGATTCTTGACTCATTGTGGATGGAACTCAACCATTGAAAGCATCTGTGCAGGAGTGCCAATGTTGTGTTGGCCATTTTTTTCAGATCAGCCCACAAACTGTAAATGGATTTGCAATGAATGGGATATTGGGATGGAAATTGATACCAATGTGAAGAGAGAGGAGGTGGAGAAGCTGATCACTGAATTGATGGTGGAAGAGAAAGGAAAGAAGATGAAGCAAAAAGCCATGGAGTTGAAGAAGAAGGCAGAGGAGGACACTAGGCCTGGTGGTTGTTCATACTTGAACTTGGACATAGTGATTAAGGAGGTGTTGCTTAAACAATAATTGTATGAAGTCCTTTTATTTTCTGCAATGCAGTACTGCATTAATTGATTTATGTTCTCCTATTGAATTTGTTCTACTCTCAATCAGAGTTGATCGAGCTCAATGGCGTAGTGTGATCCATATAACCGACTTCACTTAGTGagataaggcttttgttgttgttattgttgtcaatCAGAATTTATGCTATCAGTGGCATTGAATTTTTCATCATGTAACCTTTCAATAATTCAATGTAAAATTATCTCCTATATATTATTACACCATTTAATAGATTAAGAAGGTGCTGGCTAAACAAAACTATGTCAGAGTGCTTTTCTTTTCATCAAAGCAGCTCTGTAGTCATTGATCTTATCCACTTGAATTTATTTCATTGTTAAGCAAAAATGATGCATCGGTTAGAAGATAGTTATATTCAAAATGCAAGTTGACAATTGCATTTTACAATTAGTGCTGATCCTATAATTAGAGATGGGAACTAGTTGATTACCATGGGGTTCAGGTGATAATCAGAGTAGACTTATAGAATTTGATGGACTTTTTTGAAAGGATTTGCAGTATGTGTAAGGTTTCTTGTGGAGATGATGAGTAAGGTGCAGAGCTTAAGGGCATTAATCAGGTTGTTACTGATGAAGATGGAGGTTCTAGTGTTCCAATAAGCAGAAGGAATCCCCAGCATTCTTCTCTTTATGACTCATCTACCTTGTAACCCATGATTTACTTATCCATTGCCATACATCTCAAGAAAATTAAATTCCCTCAACCCCTTTATATTCTTTTGAAGAAAATTATAACTCCATTTCATTGGTTTTGATCCATAGAAACTCTTCACAAGTATCGCCTTCGTTGGAAATTATTGAGCCATTGAACTTTTCCTTGTGAACGTAAGTACAATCTTGGTTCTCGAATTTCTCTGTTTTCCTACTTCAGATCTATTCACTTCTTGTGCTTTGACACTTTGGATAGTAATTATTTCACATCTTCTATTCTTAAGTAGGAGAGGATAAGGATCAAGATCAAAGCAAGACATTTTAGGAAAGATCAGATAATCAGCAAATATATATTAAGGGacttatatgtatttttttaaatctttttttttgttacaagtcCATTTTAAATCTACTTATacgcattttattattttcatattcAAAAGTAGGGAAATGAATTTAGAGGTATGCACCGTCTACTATTATCCAATTAAATATCGTCACATCAGCAAATACATTTTTTGTTTTAGCTAAATTCAGAGCGAAAGTTATTATTCTTCctatgttttttatttgttacAAAAAGAAGAGATTATTGACACTTAGTCTAGTTTATACAGAGTTAAAAATTGACAAAGAGTAAACACTAAACATTAAAAAGCTTCTTTGTGCTTGAAGAGAAGCATCTAGAATTTTTCAAATAAACATGAGTTTGTTATACCATGACTAAAACAAAAGGAATCTGAATACCCAACATGCTTCTTTGTGCTTGAATCTTTTCCTACCTGAGAATGAAACTAATGATCATACCCAACCTGCTTCTTCATGCTTGACTCCTTTCTTCCCTGAAAATGAAACTGAATGACAACACCAAACTGCTTCTTTGTGCCTGAACCCTTGTTGGGAAATAATCTGTGTTGGGGAAGATGCTGCAACTCTTGGATTGATTAAGATCGGGATGACGGAAGCACTTGAAGATTCAAAGCGTGCATAAGCACTAACCTTTAGGTTCAATTCGCCCCCACCAATTACTGTGTATTGGATGCAAGTGAGAAAACCGGCGAATTCCCTTCAGGatactttgaattccttgatgtGGTTTGCACTAACACACCAAGCGTATCTTTGACAATAGTTTACAGAAGTATGATTCTCACACTTCACTCATGCATTAGTGAAGTGAAGGATGATTTAGCATATAGTAAATGGAGGAGAAATTGGCCAAAAAGAAGTCCAATTTCGTGCATcagaattatatatttttctgcCCAAAGTATCTCTTTATATAGAGATTTAACATCCCTTGGTGAAGAGATATATCTCTTAATAAAAGGTTTCTCAAAAACTGACATATATAATTAATGTTTCAGTAATGTTATCAACTATCACATTGGTTCATCTGGCAGCGCGTCCCTTAGCAATGCAAGTCGCGCCTCGCGGGTTCAAATCCCAGGGTTCGAACACGCACGCAGGAACAGAATAGATAGTGGTCTATCCACTAGACCTATCGAGCATATTAGCATAACTGCGAACATTAAGTAATATAATACAATATATATTTCCAAGGtatattttggaaatatttcTCACAATCCCCCACCATTTACAAAATATAACTAAATCCATATTTCTGGAAATATCATGGTTTCAGATAATGGTATCTTACGATTTGAACCATTACTTAGTAAGAAATGAGTTTCACTTATCCCGAATAGAAATTGGTAGACAAGTTTTGAACCAACTATTCAATGGAACAAGTGTGCATAACTTACACATGAAATCTCGGTATTATCCaaagaattttaaatttgaCACATTCAATAATGTCTTGTGTCACATATCCTTTTC from Lotus japonicus ecotype B-129 chromosome 2, LjGifu_v1.2 includes:
- the LOC130739615 gene encoding 7-deoxyloganetin glucosyltransferase-like, encoding MSSFAERKPHAVLTPSPLQGHINPLFQLAKLLHLRGFHITFVHTEYNHKRLIKSRGPNALDGLPDFVFETIPDGLEDGDGEVSQDLYSLCDSIRNKCHLPFQDLLAKLHRSASAGLVPPVTCLVSDLLMTFTIQAAQQLQLPILLLCPASASTFMSFLHFQTLLDKGVIPLKDESYLTNGYLDTKVDWIPGMQNFRLKDLPDFIRTTDPNDIMLEFMVEVADRAKRASAIVFNTFNELERDVLSALSTMLPSLYPIGPFPSFLNQAPQNQLASLGSNLWKEDTKCLQWLESKEPGSVVYVNFGSITVMSPEQLLEFAWGLANGKKPFLWIIRPDLVADGSAILSPKFVDETSNRGLIASWCPQEKVLNHPSVGGFLTHCGWNSTIESICAGVPMLCWPFFSDQPTNCKWICNEWDIGMEIDTNVKREEVEKLITELMVEEKGKKMKQKAMELKKKAEEDTRPGGCSYLNLDIVIKEVLLKQ